The nucleotide sequence TGTGCCACTCGAGCGTGGCTTCGCCCCAGCCCCAAAGCCCGGGTTGATCGGTTAGCACTTTCACGAACACCCAGTTGCGCATCCGCGCGTGGCAGACGTGTGTTTCGATGGCGGTAATTTTCATGATGAATTAAAGTCCTTTCGCTGGTCCGAAAAACTGGAAGTAAAAGAGATAGAGGTAAAGCACGACGACCAGCCCCGCGAAAATGCTCCAACACAGGAACAGGCTGCGCCAGCCGCGATTGCGCTGGCGTTCCGACTCCGGCAGCGCCGCCATTTTCGGCGACCAGATGATGCCCGCGATTTTTTCCGGTGATGGCGCGCGCGTGAACAGCGACACGATGACCATCGCCGCCATGCAGGTGAGCCACACGACGAATGTGCGATTCAGCCAGTTGTCGAACGGCATCAAGAACGGCACGTGCTTGAAGAGCACATATTCCACGAGGGCCGTGAACGGAAAACCGAACCACAACACAAACGTCGCCGCCGCCGCGGTGGTGCGGCCCCACATCACGCCGACCAGAAACAGCGCGGCGATCGGCGCGGCAACCCACGCGCCGACATTTTGAATGACCATGAAGACGCCCAGTTGGCTCTTCGTGAACCAAATTGCCAGCAGCGTGGCAATTGCCAGAATCAGAAACGCGCTCCATCTGCCGACCGTGACCATGTGATGGTCGCTTTTGTTTTTTCCGAAGAACGGCCGATACAAATCCATCGTGAACACTGTGCTGCACGAGTTCAGCACGGAGCTGATGTGCGAGAGCATCCCGCTGGCCAGCGCGGCCATGACGATGCCGCTCAAGCCCACCGGCAACAGTTCGCGGACGAGTTTCGGAAACGCGAGGTCTTTGTCCACCAAGCCGGGGTAAAGCCGGAAGGCGATGATGCCGGGAATCACCACGAGCAGCGGCAGAAGAATTTTCATGAAGCCGGCGAAGACGACGCCCATGCGCGCATCCCATTCGCTGCGCGCGCCAAGGCAGCGTTGCACGATGAATTGATTCGTGCAGTTGTACCAGATGCCGATCGAGAGAAAGAGCGTCCACACGCCGAACCAGGGGTAATCGGGATCGGTGATCGGATAGGCGATCTTGAATTTCGCCGGCGCGGCGTGCATGAGTGCGATCAACCCGCCGACTTTCGCCAGACCGACGATGGCCACCAGCAAACCACCCATCATCATCACAAGGAACTGAACAAAGTCTGTCCACGCCACCGAGCGCAGCCCGCCGTAGATGGTGTAACTCCCAGCCAGCAACGCGAGCGTCACGATGGTGACGGTTTCATTGATGTCAAACATGCCGCGCATCGCCTTGGCGCCGGCGAGCATCACGACCGCCATTTGCGCGACGATCCACAGCACGAGGCAGCACACAGCGAAAAAGTAGCGGCAATGTGAGTTGTAGCGGCGCTCCAGAAATTCCGGCATCGTGTAAAGCCCGCCCCGGATGTAGAAGGGCAGAAAAATCCAGATCAGCACGGAAAAGGTAATGACGTTCCCCCATTCCCACTGCGCCACCACGAAACCCACGGCATACGCCACGCCCACCATGCCGATGAAATGTTCCGTGCTGATGTTTGCCGCGATGATCGAACCGCCGATCGCGTACCACGGCAGTCCCTCCCCCGCGAGGAAGTAATCCCGAGCATTCGCGGTCTTCCGGCGTGCCACCCAGAGGCCCAGCGCGACCGTGAGCAACAGGTAGATGCCAAAGAAAACAAAATTCAGTCTCTGCATAACAGCAGTAATGACCACGTCAGGTCAATCGTTTCGGACGGATGCTAATGGGCCATCGCCCACTTGCAATGAACAAGGCGCGCCAACCGCAGGAAACAAAAATAATCCGTGCCGGGCAGTCTGCCGAGGTTGAACACGCTTCAAATCCGCGCGAATCTGAATGGAACGCCCTGCTCGAGGAGCCGATACGCATCGCCCATGCCTTGCAACTTGAGATTGGTGTGCAGCATTTGGGGCGGTTGGCAGTTATCGAGGAAGAGATCGTGGTGGCAGGGTATGACCACCTTGACTTGCAACAGTTTGGCCAGCAGCGCGGCCTCGGCGGGACTGAGATTGCGAAACGCACCGTTGATCACGGCGGCGAGCAGGTCCGGCTTGTGAGGCGCGACGGCATCCGCAAGCAAATCGTGATAGGCCGTGTCTCCGGTGAAATAGAGCGTCGGCCCGCCCTTGACGAAAACCAGATAACCCACGTGGGTCAGATCATCGCCACCGAAAGGAATGGCAAACGTCGCGCGCACCGTGAGGTCGCCAACGGTAACGCTCTTGTTGGGCCAGATCAGCGTCGTTTCCTCTTCTGGAACTCCGATGGCATGAAGACGCTCCAGCGCTTCGGCGGGCGCGACGAACTTGCCGCGTCCGCCTGCCTTGCGATAGGGCCCGATGGTTTCCGGATCGAGATGATCCTGGTGACTGTGCGTCATCAGGTAGAGATCAACGCCGACCAGGTCTTTGGCCGCCAGCGGCGGGGGCACCTGGCGATCCATGCGAAAGCCGTGCTGTTCGCCGATCGCTTTGCAGGAATTGGAGAGGTACGGATCAAGCGCGGCAATTTTACCTCCCGGCGTCTTAATGATGAAACCCGCCTGGCCCAACCACCAAATCGTCACCGATCGGCGCGGCACCCGGTGGGCTTTGATCTGCTTCATGGTTAATCGTTTCATGGGAATGTTTCGTAGCTCAGGGTTACTGGTCAAAAGTCCCGGAAGAATCCGCCCGCGGTCCAGCCGCCATCAACGCAAAGGATTTGGCCCGTGACGTAGCTGCTCTCCGGCGCGGCAAAGAAGAGCACTGTGTTAGCGATTTCCTCGGTGGTGCCTGGCCGGCCCAATGGTACGTGACTCAGCATTCGCTGCGCCCGATCTTTCATCAGCGCATCGTCGCCGTAAAACAACGACTTCGTTGCCTCGGTGAGGGTCGAGCCGGGGGCGACGCAATTGACGAGAATGCCGCTGGGCGCAAGCTCAATGGCCATCGCGCGTGTGAACTGAACCACGCCGGCCTTGGCCACCGCAAACGCGCATTGCAACCGCGCGGGCACGACACCGATGACCGAAGCAATGTTGACGATGCGACCACTCTTCCTCGGAATCATCGCCCGGCTGGCGGCGCGGCTGACGAGGAACAGTCCAGTCAGGTCCACGTCGAGGATGCGCTGCCATTCGTCTAGCGGGAATTGGTCAATGTTCACGCGGTGCTTCGCGGTATTGATGCCCGCATTGTTCACGAGGATGTCGAGGCGGCCGTGCTGCTTGAGCACTTGCGCGACGCCCGCGTCCACCTGCGCCTCGTTGCGCACGTCCATCGCCAGGGCGGTGCCGGACGGTGATCGCGCAGCGGAAATCTTCGCCGTTTCGAAATCAATGTCCGCATACACCACCCGCGCGCCATTTTGCGTCAGCAGGTCGGCGATCGCCTGGCCGATGCCACGGGCGGCACCCGTGACGAGCGCCACCTGGCCGTTAAGATCAACTCTCATGGTGTGCTCAGACTGACATTGATGCGTTTCACGACTCAACCTGTTTTCCAGAAAATTTGCGCGGTTTCAAGTCGAGAGCGAAACACGGTTCCCGCTCCGCAACCGCCATGCTCGTTGACCCCGGACGTGGGCGAATCAAACCCGGGCGAGAGTCAGCCGGGGTTGCTGCAAATTCTCATTTGCTGTGGCGTAGTTTCTCCAATTCCGCTTTTAACGGCAACCAGTAACGCCGGTCCGCTTCGCGTTCGGCGGATTCCTCGGCCGCCAACGCCCGTTCCAATTCCTTCAGCTTGCCGGGCGTGGCCTGGGCGAGCAGCGGTCGCTGCGTGACCAACTGTCGGCAAATCTGGGGACGGCCTCGTGCCACTTCCACGAGCAGTTGCGGGGTGCGGAGTTCCAAAAGCCAGAAGCGGATTTGCGCCGGATTGGGTTTGGTGTGGTTCTGAAAGTAGTGCGCCTCGACCAGCCGCCGGATCAAGGGCCAGTCTTTGTCGCGCTGGGTTTTCTTGGCCCGCACGAGATCCGGCAAGGAAAGCAAATCGCAGCGCGTGCCGTCGGGGAGTTCGATGGTTGTACGTCGTTGCCAAAGTTTGGGAAACCCCTCCACCTCGCGCATCTTGGACATGACATCCACGCGCATCCGCAAGGCTTCCGGATGCCGGCAACGGAAGTGAATGGCGTGGCCGCGGCGCAGATATTTCAACTTGAACGGTGGGACAGCGATGACTCCCGCCTCCAAATCTTCCAGCGCCCGACGCAGCCGGGCGAGATTCGCGGCGTTGGCGACGATGGCCAGATCCGTATCGCGACTAAACTCGGCCGCGCCGTAGAACACGCACGCCTGTCCGCCCATTAGCAGGGCGCGGACGCGGTGCGTGCGCATCGAAGAAAGGACTTTGCGTATCGGGTTCGGGATCAAGGGAGCCTCCGAGCGCGAGATAGGTTTGCCAGAGTTTCTCGCTTTCCAGCCAGCGTTGGACGGGCGTAAGCCGATACCACTCGGCCCACTCGCCTCCAACCAACTGTTCCGGTTGAATCATGCAAAACGGATAACAGGTTTAAGCCCGGATGTAAACCTCCGCACCCTTTTCACGAACTCGCGGGAGTTTTCATCCATTCGCGCTGCGGAAAAACAAAACGACAGGGTGAGTTGTCTTGTCCGGGCTAATCCCTATCGTCAAATTAGAACACTGCCTAATTCACGCCTCCCCTTCCGCCCACGGAGTCGGCGTGAGCAAGGTTTTGGCGATCTGTTCGATTTCCGGCTTCCCTCCGCGAAAGGCCCAGACCTGCGCCGCATCGTCGCGGCGCGTGCAACCAGTGCCGTGGCCGATGGCGGGGCTGTGGTATTCCAGTTCACTGAACGCGCCGAGTTGACTGTTGATGTTGCACGCCTGCACCGCGAAGCCGAAGTCGTCCGTCTCCGTCCACGGCACGTCCACGTATTCGCCCGAAGGATTTACGACGAAGTTGCGGATGATCAACGCCCACTGGTTGCCGGTTGGGTGGAGATAGCCGATGCGGTTGCAAACCGAGACAGCGCGGATGCTGATCTTGTGCTCGCCTTTCTGCCGCATGCGATAGCGAATCAAATGATCCGTCGTAATCAAATCCTGCGGCGGGATGGTGCCCACGGTGCTAAAGAGGTGGCGCGGTTCGGCGCGGCTGAAAGTCGGGATCAACAGGTCGCCGCCATGCGGCATCTGGATGAGATTCCAAAGCCCGACTTGGTCGCGAGTTTGCCGACTCGCACCGACGAGTTCCAGCGACGTGGATTGGGTGTAGCCGGCATACGCGATGCCTCGGAGCATCAACCCGCGCTCATGGCGCAACGGATTTGCGGCCGGACCGAAGCTTTTCGTGATCTTGAGACGCAAGTCTCTCTTCGACCGCGAGAGGTTTACGGTAAATCGGCTCACGAGCTGGAAACCGTCCTTCGTCTCCACCACCTCGTAGCGACCT is from Verrucomicrobiota bacterium and encodes:
- a CDS encoding sodium/solute symporter (Members of the Solute:Sodium Symporter (SSS), TC 2.A.21 as described in tcdb.org, catalyze solute:Na+ symport. Known solutes for members of the family include sugars, amino acids, nucleosides, inositols, vitamins, urea or anions, depending on the system.); this encodes MQRLNFVFFGIYLLLTVALGLWVARRKTANARDYFLAGEGLPWYAIGGSIIAANISTEHFIGMVGVAYAVGFVVAQWEWGNVITFSVLIWIFLPFYIRGGLYTMPEFLERRYNSHCRYFFAVCCLVLWIVAQMAVVMLAGAKAMRGMFDINETVTIVTLALLAGSYTIYGGLRSVAWTDFVQFLVMMMGGLLVAIVGLAKVGGLIALMHAAPAKFKIAYPITDPDYPWFGVWTLFLSIGIWYNCTNQFIVQRCLGARSEWDARMGVVFAGFMKILLPLLVVIPGIIAFRLYPGLVDKDLAFPKLVRELLPVGLSGIVMAALASGMLSHISSVLNSCSTVFTMDLYRPFFGKNKSDHHMVTVGRWSAFLILAIATLLAIWFTKSQLGVFMVIQNVGAWVAAPIAALFLVGVMWGRTTAAAATFVLWFGFPFTALVEYVLFKHVPFLMPFDNWLNRTFVVWLTCMAAMVIVSLFTRAPSPEKIAGIIWSPKMAALPESERQRNRGWRSLFLCWSIFAGLVVVLYLYLFYFQFFGPAKGL
- a CDS encoding MBL fold metallo-hydrolase, with translation MKRLTMKQIKAHRVPRRSVTIWWLGQAGFIIKTPGGKIAALDPYLSNSCKAIGEQHGFRMDRQVPPPLAAKDLVGVDLYLMTHSHQDHLDPETIGPYRKAGGRGKFVAPAEALERLHAIGVPEEETTLIWPNKSVTVGDLTVRATFAIPFGGDDLTHVGYLVFVKGGPTLYFTGDTAYHDLLADAVAPHKPDLLAAVINGAFRNLSPAEAALLAKLLQVKVVIPCHHDLFLDNCQPPQMLHTNLKLQGMGDAYRLLEQGVPFRFARI
- a CDS encoding SDR family oxidoreductase, which codes for MRVDLNGQVALVTGAARGIGQAIADLLTQNGARVVYADIDFETAKISAARSPSGTALAMDVRNEAQVDAGVAQVLKQHGRLDILVNNAGINTAKHRVNIDQFPLDEWQRILDVDLTGLFLVSRAASRAMIPRKSGRIVNIASVIGVVPARLQCAFAVAKAGVVQFTRAMAIELAPSGILVNCVAPGSTLTEATKSLFYGDDALMKDRAQRMLSHVPLGRPGTTEEIANTVLFFAAPESSYVTGQILCVDGGWTAGGFFRDF